Part of the Tolypothrix sp. PCC 7910 genome, TGTTAGCATTCTATTCACTGGTGTTTCCCGGTTGATGCTATCTTGGAATCGTTCTAATTTAAATAACCCTGAGCAAGCTGCAGGAGCCGCTTAAGCCTGTGGTACCTTTTAGGGTGAGCATTGCGAGAAATTGCATCTCACCCCAAATCAAGCGATCGCACTATTTGTATGATGTTAATTGAAGTGAATGCGATCGCTTTTGATTTTTCAAACTGGTAAATTGGCACTGTTGCCAATTTTATCGCGATTATGTGGTTTGAGTAGATGTGCCATATCCGGCCCGGAAGGAATAATTCCACCGGGATTTAGTAGAAAGAGATTACCATAATAATCTTGCTTCACACTTTCCAAATTGCAGGTATCAGCCACACCCGGAAGCTGATATATATCACTTAGGTAAGCCCCTAAATTGGGATAATCTTGAATTCTTCGGCGGTTACACTTGAATAGCCCATAGTAAGCAACATCAAAACGGAATAAAGTTGTAAACAAGCGTACATCAGCAAGCGTGACTTGGTTTCCGCAAAGGTACCGACTTGTTTGTAATGCTGTTTCAATCTCATCCAAAGTTGTAAATAATTCATCACAGGCTTGATTGTAAGCTGCTTGAGTTTGAGCAAAACCACAGCGATATACACCGTTATTTACACTTTGATAAATCTTCTCATTCCACCAATCAATTTTCTCTTTCAGATTTTCTGGGTACAAATCCACAGTTGGATTCTTAGCGAACTCGTTAAATTCGGAGTTCAGCATCACAATAATTTCTGCACTCTCGTTATTAACGATAGTCTTAGTTTGTTTGTCCCATAATACTGGAACTGTAGCGCGCCCACTGTAGCCAGGTTGAGCAGCTGCATAAAATTGAGCCAAGCTAGCGCAACCTTCTTCCTCTTCATTAAATACCCAACCGCCTGCAATAGGAGAAGGATAAACAACAGTGACAGAGATAATATCTTCAAGTCCTTTGAGTGCGCGCACAGTCAGGGTACGATGTGCCCAAGGACAACTCATTCCCACATAAAGATGATAACGTCCTGCTGCTGCTGGGTAGAGGCTATCTTTATCTGTGCTAATAAAATTTCTAAACTGACTATTAGGACGAATATACTCCCCCGATTTACTTCGAGGGGCAATTTTTGACATCATCGTATGCCACATTGTTGACCAAACAAACTTACCCAGCTTGATAATTAGCTTAGGTGGTAATGATTTTCCCTTCTTTTGAGTCCGAGGAAAATCGGTTTGGGAATTTTGTACATCAGTCATGATTAATGATTAAAGCCAACTAAAAGAATTTTATAAAATACCAAGCTTTGCATTTTCCAGAGTCTACTTGATGATTTCGGTATTGGTAATTGGTGCATTGCTGAATCACTATATCTATAGCATTAGAGAGATTTGCTCTTCCTATAGTCTTGTGTCGGATTGTATATATATTTAAAACTAATTTTATCACTTTAGCCAGAAGGCAATACCATAGTATTTTTTTAATATTAATGTAATTTGTTTTAATGATTTAAATAAACAAATTTTAGTACATAAATTAATTGATTTTTTTGCAATAGCTAGAAGATATTAAATAAATTTAGATGTTCATGAATTAATACTTTGAGTTTATTTAAACCTCAATAATATAGCAGGTTTTTAGAAATATTCATTTACTGTGCACTTATCATCAATGTGAGAGTTTTCCTATATGAATATACTAAGTAAAGAGCGTTCAGAACGCGATAGTAAAGCCCAAGATACCCCACGTAGCTTGAAGTTCCAGGATGCACTACTACTATTTTCTTTGGTGTTGATAGCTGGAATGGTGAGATTTGGTAATGTTGATGAATCAGATACTAATAATGTGAACCGTGTTATACCAACATCAGAAGTACTTAACAATACAGATACATTTGTTGGTAAAAATGTCACAATTAGAAGCCAGCCAGTACAGCAAGTAGGCTTAAGCTCTTTTACCGTCAACGATCAGCCAAGAATTATTCAAGAACCGCTTTTAGTAGTTAATGCTTCAGGGGTTCCTTTTGATTTATCTGCTAATCGCAATAGAAAAATTCAAGTTACAGGTCAAGTTCGCAATTTAGAAATTCCTAAAATTGAGCGAGAGTTTAATTTAAATCTACAAGACCAATACTACACATCGTATGTAAATAGACCTGCAATTATCGCTCAGTCTATAAGAGTACTGCAATAAGGGACTTCTAACTAAAAAATATCCTATCGCTTTTTTGGCAGGGAGCAGGGAGCAGGGGGGACAATGAAAATATTCTCGGAGTATATTTGATAATTCATTTTTTGGAAGCCCATAAAAGTCAAGACTTATGATGGCTGGAAATTTTAAAATCAATCACCATATCCATGAATAGGCTATTAAATTAGTTTTGATGTCAAGCAAACCTGCGTATCAGGACTGCGTTTGCTTGTTTCAATGCTGTCTCTGGATTTGAAATATACACTTATGGACAGCCCAATTGTTCAAAATCATCTACCAATAGATAGATAGTAAAAAATCTTTAGTCTAGATATTCAAACTTTACCAGCTTTCTTCCGAATGATGACAGATTATTCGGAAGAAAGTAATTTCATTGTGACAAACAGTTCCTCTGACGGATAGACTGAAATCTTTCTCAAGCCTTACAATTTTTTTCAATAGCAGAGATAACCTGCCGCAAAGCAGATTTTAGTTACCTCTAATTACTGAAAATTAGAAAAACCTGAGGCTTAATGATGGATACAATTCGTGTAGTTTTAATTGAAGACCATGATCTAACCCGTATGGGTATGCGTACTGCTTTAAAACAACAAGAAGGAATAGAAGTAATTGGTGAGGCTAAAAATGCAAATTCAGGTTTGAAGTTACTGAATTCTCTGCAACCAGATGTAGCAATAGTAGATGTAGGCTTACCAGATATGAGTGGAGTTGAATTAACGCAAATCTTCAAAGATTCTGAAGATGCAGATTCACCTCTAGCAACTAAAATTTTAATTTTAACAATGAATGATAGTGAGGATACTGTTTTAGCTGCCTTTGCAGCTGGTGCAGATTCTTATTATATGAAAGATGCGAGTATTGAAAAATTGGCTGATGCAATTCGAGTTACTCATGAAGGTAATTCCTGGATTGATCCTGCTATTGCTCGGATTGTTTTACAGCAAAGCAATAGTGCTTATGATGAACCAAATGCTGGCTCTAAATCTTCAACTGTGACGATTAATTCTTTATCACCAGAAGAAAGCGAATTTTTACTAGCTTATCCTTTAACTACACGAGAATTAGATGTATTAAGGTTAATTGTTGATGGGTGCAGTAATGCTCAAATTGCCGAGCAACTTTATATTACAGTCGGTACAGTTAAAACTCACGTCCGTAATATTTTAAACAAGCTTTCAGTCAGTGATAGAACTCAAGTTGCAGTTCGTGCTTTGCGTGCTGGATTAGTCAGCTAACTTTTACTTTGCAATATTCGCTACAAATTTTTTAACAAAGTAATTTTCCAACTCTTAACCAAGAAACCCCCTCCTCTATCGAAAACAGTCAGCAAATCGGGTAAAAGGAAAAACTCCTTTACCCTTTTTTATTTGATAAGATTGCATATTAAACTTTACGTTTATACAAAAATTTTTGATTTATAAAAAATCTCAGTTATAAGAAAGGTGCGTTACGCTAAAGCTAACGCACCCTACGTAAATTCAAATATTAAATATGAGTCTTATAAAACCTTTAACAAGGTTATTGTATTCAGCAGTTTGAACAGCATTGAAATTAATGTGATGCAAATACTGCTAAATCAGTTTCAGGGTCAAAAAAGTGAATTTTATCTGGAATCAGCGATAACCATAATTGATCGCCAACACTAACTAATCTTTCTGAAGGTACTCGCACTTGTAGATAATCACCTGCGTTAGTTGTGGAAGCTCCAGATTCAGTAAGTCTGACGCTGAGATAACTATCGTTACCGAGATTTTCTACTAAATCTACTTGCACAGGGAGATTTTTTGTAGCAGGTACACTAACGTTAAAGTGTTCTGGACGAACACCTAAAATTAGAGTTTGTCCATCATATTTTTGCAAAGCATTTCCCCAAATTTCTGGTAAGGTTAAACGAAATTGGGAATGGGTAATTAATAAGGGAGCCTGAAATTTCACAGGAATAAAATTCATTGGTGGTGAACCAATAAATTCGGCAACAAAGCGATTAGCTGGGCGGTTATAAAGTTCTAAAGGAGAAGCCACTTGCTGAATTTGTCCCTGATTCATAATTGCAATGCGATCGCCCATCGTCATCGCTTCTGTTTGATCGTGGGTGACGTAAATTGTGGTTGTCCCTAACTGGCGCTGTAATTTCACAATTTGCGCGCGGGTTTCTGCACGGAGTTTCGCATCTAAATTAGATAGCGGCTCATCCATTAAAAATACTTGAGGATTGCGCGCGATCGCTCTTCCTAATGCAACTCGCTGTCTTTGTCCCCCAGATAGCTGTTTCGGTAAGCGATTCAGCAAGGCTTCAATTTGCAATAATTGAGCCACATTCCGCACCTTCCGATCTACTTCCCGTTCTTTTTCAGAAATATAACGTAGTCCCTTCGGTAAATTGCGCGTCATTCCTACAAACAGGTGTTCCGCCCAAGGGGGAAGATGGGCGGATGAGGATATATTTTCTCCCCCGGCTCCCTGCTCCTCTGCTTTAACTCGGCGACGGAGTCCAAAGGCGATGTTATCGTACACCGACATGTGGGGGTAAAGGGCGTAATTTTGAAACACCATTGCAATGTCTCGTTCTTTGGGTGGTAGATCGTTTACTAAGCGATCGCCTACCCAAATATTGCCGCCTGTCATCGTTTCTAAGCCAGCAATTAACCGCAGTAAGGTACTTTTACCGCAACCAGAAGGCCCCACAAGCACCATAAATTCCCCATCTGCGATCGTCAGGTTAATGCGCCGCAAAACG contains:
- a CDS encoding glutathione S-transferase family protein; the encoded protein is MTDVQNSQTDFPRTQKKGKSLPPKLIIKLGKFVWSTMWHTMMSKIAPRSKSGEYIRPNSQFRNFISTDKDSLYPAAAGRYHLYVGMSCPWAHRTLTVRALKGLEDIISVTVVYPSPIAGGWVFNEEEEGCASLAQFYAAAQPGYSGRATVPVLWDKQTKTIVNNESAEIIVMLNSEFNEFAKNPTVDLYPENLKEKIDWWNEKIYQSVNNGVYRCGFAQTQAAYNQACDELFTTLDEIETALQTSRYLCGNQVTLADVRLFTTLFRFDVAYYGLFKCNRRRIQDYPNLGAYLSDIYQLPGVADTCNLESVKQDYYGNLFLLNPGGIIPSGPDMAHLLKPHNRDKIGNSANLPV
- a CDS encoding response regulator transcription factor; the protein is MDTIRVVLIEDHDLTRMGMRTALKQQEGIEVIGEAKNANSGLKLLNSLQPDVAIVDVGLPDMSGVELTQIFKDSEDADSPLATKILILTMNDSEDTVLAAFAAGADSYYMKDASIEKLADAIRVTHEGNSWIDPAIARIVLQQSNSAYDEPNAGSKSSTVTINSLSPEESEFLLAYPLTTRELDVLRLIVDGCSNAQIAEQLYITVGTVKTHVRNILNKLSVSDRTQVAVRALRAGLVS
- a CDS encoding ABC transporter ATP-binding protein, producing the protein MSQVILENIYKSFPPRKGEGIASPPPLALDSGKKSDAQPERPENISVLRRINLTIADGEFMVLVGPSGCGKSTLLRLIAGLETMTGGNIWVGDRLVNDLPPKERDIAMVFQNYALYPHMSVYDNIAFGLRRRVKAEEQGAGGENISSSAHLPPWAEHLFVGMTRNLPKGLRYISEKEREVDRKVRNVAQLLQIEALLNRLPKQLSGGQRQRVALGRAIARNPQVFLMDEPLSNLDAKLRAETRAQIVKLQRQLGTTTIYVTHDQTEAMTMGDRIAIMNQGQIQQVASPLELYNRPANRFVAEFIGSPPMNFIPVKFQAPLLITHSQFRLTLPEIWGNALQKYDGQTLILGVRPEHFNVSVPATKNLPVQVDLVENLGNDSYLSVRLTESGASTTNAGDYLQVRVPSERLVSVGDQLWLSLIPDKIHFFDPETDLAVFASH